Sequence from the Kineosporia succinea genome:
TACAGACCCTCCTTGGTCTTGTAGGCGATCGGGTACAGCAACCGGCCGGTGTGCGTGACCTTCAGCTGGATGCCGTGTCCCGGTCCGGCCAGGCCACCCTTGAAACCCTGCAGCGGGTTGGACAGCAGGGGCGAGAACGTGCGGCCGTCGTCGGTGCTGGTCTGCAGGTACAGGCCCTTGCCCTGGCCACCGGAGTTCTCGCGCACGCTCACGGCCGAGAGCACCATGACGTTGCCGGTGTCCGCGTCGACCAGGGCCGAGGGACTCGCCACCCGGTTCGCGCCGTCGCTGGCGATCACCTTCGGCGCGCTCCAGCTGCAGCCGTTGTCCGTCGAGCGGGACGTCGCGATGTCGTAGTTGCCCATGTCGCTGGCGTCGTTGTTGTCACGCGCCTCGGCGAAGGCCACCAGGGTGCCCTTCGGGGTACGCACCAGCGAGGGGATCCGGTACCAGAGCTTCTTCGAGGGCCTGCTCACGAAGGGGCTGGCCGAGCAGGTTCTCGCGGCGTTGATGGAGGACGAGGTGGAGCCTGCGGGGGTGGGTGCGGCTTCGGCGGTGGCCGGGGCCACCAGTGCCAGCCCGGCCACGGCCGCCAGGCCGGCGACCAGGCGCCGGATCGAGGAGGAGCGGGTCATTCGGCGTTGTTCGCGTCGAGGGCCACGTCTGCTCGATCGACGTGGACCGGTGGTTCTTGAGCATCCGGACGGGTGACAAAAAACATCGCGGCCGGTGCCGGAGGGACGAGTCACGCACTCGTCGTCTCCGGCACCGGCCGCTTTCCGGTCCTGGTTGCCGGGTGGGTTGTCCCGACCTACCCGGTCAGGACCGGAAGTCCGCGGGCGGAGGGGATCAGACCGTGAAACCCCGCTGCCGGCGGAACACCTTGCGGGCCATGAACAGCGTCTGCACCACGGTGCAGATGTAGAGCACCGGCCAGCCGAGCGACAGGATCGCGGCCTGCACCCCGACCGACTGCTGCGTCCAGGCCAGGATCAGCAGGCCGAACACCGCCGCGAAGACCACCAGCGGGAAGATGTACGCCGCGCCCCGGCCCTTCTCGGCCGCGGCCTGCGCCGCCCAGTTGTCCTTCTCCACCCGGGCGAAGAACTGCGTCCAGGCCGAGAGGAAGTGGCCGATGCGCACCCACATGTAGATCTCGGCGGGGAGCAGGAAGGCGAAGGCGACGTCCGAGGCCGACTTGTCGTGCATGGCCATGGCGAGCCGCAGGTTCAGCAGCACCGCGATGGCCGGCGGGATCAGCCAGATCGGGTTGAACACGAACGCGTCGATCGAGAGCGCGGCCGCCAGCAGCAGCAGGAAGGCCATGCGGGTGGCGATGTTCGAGACCATCGAGAAGTTCTCGAACCAGCGCAGGCGCAGGTTCGGGTGCAGCGGCTGACCCTTCGTGTCACCGCGCTGGCCCGGCCACATCAGGTCGATGGCGCCGTAGTTCCACTTGACCTGCTGACCGTGCAGCGCCCGCAGGTTGGTCATGGCGCCCACGTAGGCCCGGGCCCGGCTGCTGATCTTGGTGCTGAAGCCGGCGTCGCGGATCTGCAGGCTGAGCTTGGAGTCCTCGACCTCGGAGTCGCGCACCCAGGGGGTGTGCTGGTGGTCGCGGATCATCACGGTCTGCAGGGCCTGCATCGAGAAGATGCTGAACTGGCCACCGAGCACCGCCATGTTCCGGCCGCGCAGCAGGTTGTCCATGTTGAAGCCGGCGAACTGGGCGCGCTGCCCGGCCACCAGGAACTTCGCCATGCCGCCCTCGATCTTCGACTTGTCGATCGAGTAGATCGCCGAGATGCCGCCGATGCGAGGGTCGTCGACGATCTCCTTCTCCAGCCACTCGATCGCCCGGCGGTCGGCCGTGGTGTCGCCGTCGACGCCCAGGAAGTAGTCGTAGCCCCGGGCCAGCCGGAAGCCGAAGTTCAGCGCGCCGACCTTCTTGTCGGGGTTCACGCCCATGTCGTGCACGTGGATCGTGGTCTCGTAGGTCTGGCCCTTCACCGCGCGGCGGTGCTTGCCCACGTAGCGGCTGGCGATCTCGACCGTGTCGTCGTCGGTGTTGTTGACGACCACGTGGATCACGTCGGGCAGACGGGTCTGCGAGAGCAGCGACTCCAGCACGTCGGCGATGCTGTCCTGCTCGTTGTACGCCGGGATGATGCAGGCGATGCGGGCGTGCCGGATCACGTCGTCGTCGCGGTCCGTCGACGTCAGGTTCGAGGCCTGGGCCGGCAGGTTCAGCGCGCGGGCGGCGGCCTGCTGGCCGGCGTCGATCATGCGCTGGTGGAACGGGCGGCTGTCCGGGAGCTGCGCGCTCCGGCTGGCCGGCACGTTGGTGACGACGTGGACCTCGCCGGGCTCACGGGCGATGAGGATCTCGTTGCTGGTCACTTGGCTGCTCCCTGGTCGCTGGCGTCTGCGGCGTTGAGCGCGACGGTGTCCAGCACGGTCTGACGGTAGAAGGCACCCGAACCGGGCGCGGTTTCGAGGAGCAGGTCGAAGCGGACGTCAATGGTCCGGGTGACCGTGCCGGTGGCGGTGGCCTTGCTCTCACTCGTGGGGAGCGCCAGCGCAGAGGTGTAGGAGTACGGCGGGGTGAGCACGAACTCGCCCTGGTCGTCCGCGAGCGGGACGTCGGTGCCGTCGCTGCCGTCGAGCGAGGCCGCGAACCGGGTCACCTTGACCGCGTGCTTGCGGTCGGCGCCCTTCAGCGTGGCCGACAGGTGCACGTCGGAGCTCGCCGTGCCGTCGGTCCAGTAGCTGACGGCCAGGTCGTAGTCACCGACCGGCAGCGTGTGCTTCGCCGATCCGCCGGCCAGTTCCCCGGCGGCGAACGGGTTGCTTGAGGACGTCGTGGTCGCCGCGGCGGTCGGCTCGGCCTCCGGGGTGGTTTCCGTCGGAGCCGAAGCGGTCGCGGTCGGGGAAGGCGTCGTGTTCAGCGAGACGTTCTCCGTGGCGGGCTTCTTCGCCGTGAGTGAGGGACTCATCGAGGCCCACTCGGTGGAGCACCCGGACAGGAGCACCGGGAGGGCGAGGAACGAGGCCGCCAGGGCGACCCGCTTGAGCCGGCGGCCGGGGACACGGCCGTTGCTCAGGGTGGTGCTCTCGTGGCGTGGCGTCCGGGACTGACGCTCGCCGGGGGACAAGATGGTGCTTGGTCTGGACATGGGACCCCATTGCGTGACGATGGGTGGTGACTTCGCGGCGATCTCGTCGTTGAGACCGGCGTTTCCGTCGCTCTGTGTCACCTCAAGTAAGCCCTGCCCGGCCAGGGTTACGGAAGGTAGTCGGGGTTGCTTGCAGGCCATTGGCTCACGGATGGTCACGCATTCGAAGAACTGCTCACGCTGCGTCGAGATCAGACGCATCTCACAGTGCTGTTTGCCCCCTCCTGGGGTGATTCCGAATTCTCGACGTCGAGATATTCGACAGGTGTAGGTCTAACGTCGTGAGGGTCCGCGTCCGGGTGGCCCTTGCTCGTGCAGCTGCCCGACCGGCGCGGTGGGAGATCTCATGGGAGAGAGAACGCGATGAAAGCCGTGCAGTACCGCACGATCGGCAAGGGGCCCGAGGTCGTCGAGGTCGAGAAGCCGGTGCCCGGCCCGGGCCAGGTCCTGCTGAAGGTCACTGCGGCCGGCCTGTGTCACTCCGACGAGCTGGTCATGTCCGTGCCCGATGCGCTGGGCTACGAGCTGCCGATGACGCTGGGCCACGAGCCCGCCGGCATCGTGGAGGAGCTGGGCCAGGGCGCCACCGGCGTCGAGGTCGGCACGCCGGTCATCGTCTACGGCTGCTGGGGCTGCGGCGTCTGCGAAATGTGCGCCGCCGGAAAGGAAAACCTCTGCCTGCGGGGCATGACCTCGCCCGGGCTGGGCTCCGACGGGGCGATGGCCGACTACATGGTCGTGGACACGCCGCGTCACCTGGTGCCGATCGGTGACCTCGACCCGGTGCGCGCCGCGTCGCTCACCGACGCCGCGCTGACCCCCTACCAGGCCATCCTCTCCGTGCTGCCGAAGCTGCACGGCGGCACCACCACGGTCGTGCTCGGGGTCGGCGGTCTCGGTCACGTGGCCGTTCAGCTGCTGCGTGAGCTCACCGGCACGCGCATCGTGGCGATGGACGTGGCGCCCGAAAAGCTCGAGCTGGCCAAGGAGTGCGGCGCGCACGAGGTGCTGCCGTCCGGCCCGGAGGCCGCGGCCGAGATCAAGAAGATGACGAACGGCCGCGGCGCCAACGTCATCTTCGACTTCGTCGGCATCGACAAGACCAGCGAACTGGCCCTGGCCTGCGCCGGTTACGAGTCGCACATCGTGATCGTCGGTGCCGGCGGTGGCGGCGTGAAGATCGG
This genomic interval carries:
- a CDS encoding glycosyltransferase family 2 protein; translation: MTSNEILIAREPGEVHVVTNVPASRSAQLPDSRPFHQRMIDAGQQAAARALNLPAQASNLTSTDRDDDVIRHARIACIIPAYNEQDSIADVLESLLSQTRLPDVIHVVVNNTDDDTVEIASRYVGKHRRAVKGQTYETTIHVHDMGVNPDKKVGALNFGFRLARGYDYFLGVDGDTTADRRAIEWLEKEIVDDPRIGGISAIYSIDKSKIEGGMAKFLVAGQRAQFAGFNMDNLLRGRNMAVLGGQFSIFSMQALQTVMIRDHQHTPWVRDSEVEDSKLSLQIRDAGFSTKISSRARAYVGAMTNLRALHGQQVKWNYGAIDLMWPGQRGDTKGQPLHPNLRLRWFENFSMVSNIATRMAFLLLLAAALSIDAFVFNPIWLIPPAIAVLLNLRLAMAMHDKSASDVAFAFLLPAEIYMWVRIGHFLSAWTQFFARVEKDNWAAQAAAEKGRGAAYIFPLVVFAAVFGLLILAWTQQSVGVQAAILSLGWPVLYICTVVQTLFMARKVFRRQRGFTV
- a CDS encoding NAD(P)-dependent alcohol dehydrogenase — translated: MKAVQYRTIGKGPEVVEVEKPVPGPGQVLLKVTAAGLCHSDELVMSVPDALGYELPMTLGHEPAGIVEELGQGATGVEVGTPVIVYGCWGCGVCEMCAAGKENLCLRGMTSPGLGSDGAMADYMVVDTPRHLVPIGDLDPVRAASLTDAALTPYQAILSVLPKLHGGTTTVVLGVGGLGHVAVQLLRELTGTRIVAMDVAPEKLELAKECGAHEVLPSGPEAAAEIKKMTNGRGANVIFDFVGIDKTSELALACAGYESHIVIVGAGGGGVKIGFLNAPYNINVSTSLWGGRAELTELVTMAQRGQIHVQTRSFSLDEVPKAYQLLHEGAIIGRAVGVPSL